The Pelodiscus sinensis isolate JC-2024 chromosome 6, ASM4963464v1, whole genome shotgun sequence sequence TTGCCAGAGTTTTTCGGTTTTCTAAACGGGAAACCGAAACATTAAGTTGTTGGTTGATTTGAGCTGAGGCCAAATGCTTCCGTTTGTGGAACCAAGCTGTGACTCTGGTTCCAAATCATCTTGACCAGGGGATCTCAGACTGGGGGGTCAGGAATCCTCAGGGGGTCGCGACGTTACCaccaggggagagggctggtttTCTTTGGAGTAGGTTTCCCCGTCACGTTTTGGGGACAGGCCCGTCGACAGAGGAGGAGGGCAAAGACGACAACTGGACCGGGGCCCAGTTATTCAAAAGGGTTGGTCAAGATGCACCCAGAAccttgagccctttaaatcacagcttgGCACTCTctgggggctctgagggctgcctgggtggTAGAGATGCAGCACGGCAGAGCACATGCCAGTCAGAACCGAAAGGGGAGGGGCatgcccttggccccgccccttcttcctgaggccccacctcttccaggagcatggagctggccctcctccccaccttgctaGGACCCAGCGAGGCAGTCGGCTCCCCtgtctggggaagaggggttggtTATGGTAGAGAAGCAACAAGGAGCACAATTTTGCAGTGCTCGCCAACCATCAGCCTCTAGAGGCGTCTCCCAGAGTAGATTCCACAGCCAGACCCCCTCTGCCGCTTGGTCAACAACATTTGGTCCTCAGCTCTCACGCATATCTCACTATCCTGGGTGACCTACAATGTCCCAGATTGCAACGGTCGTGGCAGCTCAGCCACGGAAACACGTGTGCCTCGAGACCCACGGGAGACAAACCCACCCGTCCAACCAAAGGGGACGACATTCACTCACCTCCGCTAGACAGGTAGCTAGCCAGGCCTTGGTAAGTCATGTACATCTTCGCTGGGGTGGTGGGGTCTGGGACTGTGTACTGAGCAGCCATATCCGCGCAGATCACCCAGAATCTGAAACGGAGCAGAGACACCCCGGAGTGAGCACCCGCAGTGTGTACGTTTCAATGCACAGAACAGCAGCCCTGCTCAGGGCTCCAACAGGGACCGGGCTCTGTTATACtcttggtcttcacaaaatcctttggcaaggagttccacaggttgaacaTGCGCTGTGGGAAGAAATACTCCCttgtgtttcttttaaacctgctatccttTCCCAAGACATACTAGAGCCCTCAACTGCCATGAGGGCTTCATACTTACCCAAAGAGCTTCACTCTGCCCTTGGAAGATGCAATCATAGTGCCGTCTTCCTCCACGGTGTACTCAGCCGAGATGTTATCCTGAAGGAAGAGGCCTTCCGGGTCTTTCTTTGCGAGGGCATACCATTTCCCTGCATACTGAAAGGACAGGAAAACCTCCCTATTAATGTCCATTGCCCAGCATGAACATCCAGTATGGGTGGAAAGCTACTGCAGAAAGCTTGTCGGGAGGTGCCCTGTGGGCGGTGCTGTTAAACACCAGGGCAAGGCCCGTGTGGACACGTGTTAGTGCTCGGAGGAACGGCTCTAGTGTACATCGGCACCTTTGACCTTGGGCCAGGAACTGGGTCGGTAGCCCTGGCATAATGCCACTATCCAAGGCTGGTGGAAGCCCCCTCCAACTGTGGGCCTGAGGGTTAGGAGGGGAGGTATTTAGATTTGGTGGCATTTGGGAGGAGCTGGCACCTGGCTGGGCAGGAAGGTATCCACAGCCCCACAACACCCCTACCAAGTTCTCCTCtcacctctgccctccctccaggtCTGCTGCCTCTGCTATGCTCCCCATTTTACAACTGGAGAGGTGAGGCACCCAAGGCTATGCAGGAAATCTGTGGCGGAGCAGGGAAATTGAACCCTCCTATCACAGAGTCCCAAGCAGGTGCCCTGGCCACTTCTAAACCCATATTCTATTGATTTCCTGTCCCAGTTAACGGTGGTCCACCACTGTTTTTTTATGGTAAAAATGTTTATGGTAAAAATTTGCTACCATAATTCAGCCAGCTCCTCAGAAACTCCCGAGCAGCTGGCTGATGTCAGAGGTCATGAGGGTTCCAGTAAGGCCCAAATCATCTCCCTTTGATTCATCATCTGCTCCGACTCCCAAGTGAAGATTTGCAGCTCGTTAGTACACTACATTCAAAGGAGGCAAGTCCATACCATTCATTACCTGTGAGGAATGGCTCTCCCATGTATTCAGAATTAAGTTCAAGGAATCAGAGCAAGCCATTAATGGCAGCACATTTATGAATTAGGAGTCAGAGCTTTGGGACCTCCAGGAATCCAGCAGATGTTGCTAGGACAGACAAGTTTCCTTATGAGCCATGTTTCTGGCTTATGCATTTTTTGGGCTGAAGATTTTACTGAGCCGAAGGCAACAGGATATTAATCTGGTCAGTTAACAGCAAACTATGGAAACAGTGATTGAAAGAATATATTTTGCCTCTCAACCAAAAAGGTTAATTTCCCAGCTCCTGTTGCACTTAATTAGCACTTTATGCAAATTAAAGAGGtgatgtcaattgtgtagcttctaCCACCACACTGTGGGCAGCAGATGAAGCTGTGACAATTACCCGTTGCTGGTCAAAGTTGTCCTTCACAGAGAAAGAATCCACTACACAGCTTTGAGCCAGGCAGTGTTCAACACCAGAGAGCACTGCTGCCAGGAACACATACTGCGCATATTTCATTCTGCAAGAC is a genomic window containing:
- the LOC102456753 gene encoding purpurin, translated to MKYAQYVFLAAVLSGVEHCLAQSCVVDSFSVKDNFDQQRYAGKWYALAKKDPEGLFLQDNISAEYTVEEDGTMIASSKGRVKLFGFWVICADMAAQYTVPDPTTPAKMYMTYQGLASYLSSGGDNYWVIDTDYDNYAITYACRSLKEDGTCDDGYSLIFSRKPRGLSPDIQRIVRQKQEEICMSGQFQPVLQTGAC